One Phocaeicola dorei genomic region harbors:
- a CDS encoding YtxH domain-containing protein translates to MNNGKFFAGLALGALVGSALSCFAHSNRGRKLRRDVYDAIQDLQEDAKDLAHHAKHKAEQVSSEVAGKVGEKVEEVKGKIHEAANK, encoded by the coding sequence ATGAATAATGGAAAATTCTTTGCCGGACTGGCACTAGGAGCGCTGGTCGGCAGTGCATTAAGTTGTTTTGCGCACAGCAACAGAGGCCGCAAATTGAGAAGAGACGTGTATGATGCCATTCAGGACTTACAAGAAGATGCAAAAGACCTGGCTCATCATGCAAAACATAAAGCAGAACAAGTAAGCAGTGAAGTAGCCGGAAAAGTAGGTGAGAAAGTGGAAGAAGTGAAAGGGAAAATACACGAGGCTGCAAATAAATAA